The Nitriliruptor alkaliphilus DSM 45188 genome includes a region encoding these proteins:
- a CDS encoding (2Fe-2S)-binding protein — MHAAAPRERHRVDARVNGTSVTRKVQARLMLVRLLREELGLTGAHIGCDTTQCGACTVLLDDVAVKSCTVLAVQADGRAVTTIEGVADGSSLTSDEALHPVQQAFWAHHGLQCGYCTPGMVMSLIELLADEPDPTEEDIREGLIGNLCRCTGYQNIVDAALAAAAILRGEFAGSEG; from the coding sequence ATGCACGCCGCTGCGCCACGCGAACGGCACCGTGTCGATGCGCGCGTCAACGGGACGTCGGTCACCAGGAAGGTGCAGGCCCGGCTGATGCTGGTACGGCTGCTGCGCGAGGAGCTGGGCCTGACCGGTGCGCACATCGGGTGCGACACCACCCAGTGCGGGGCGTGCACCGTCCTCCTCGACGACGTGGCCGTGAAGTCGTGCACGGTGCTGGCCGTGCAGGCCGATGGCCGCGCGGTCACCACCATCGAGGGCGTCGCCGACGGTAGCTCGCTGACCTCCGACGAGGCGCTCCACCCCGTGCAGCAGGCGTTCTGGGCCCACCACGGGCTGCAGTGCGGGTACTGCACCCCGGGGATGGTCATGTCGCTGATCGAGCTGCTGGCCGACGAGCCCGATCCCACCGAGGAGGACATCCGCGAGGGGTTGATCGGGAACCTGTGCCGCTGCACCGGCTACCAGAACATCGTCGACGCGGCGCTCGCGGCGGCGGCGA